TTATGGTTGGGAGTTGATTTCATTTATTTGTTTGGGTGTTGATTAAGGGACCGGTTCGCCTATGGAGGTGTGAAAATGGTAGGTGCCAGCACGTTTCCGGAGTTGGGGTATGACATCCGCGGAAGGGTAGAAGCTTTCCTTGCCAGCCTTGCGGTCTTCAGCCACTTTAGCAACCATATTAATGAATAATACATTCCTCCCAGCATAAATGGGACATCGAAGGTATTGCATAAGGAATTTAGACTGATTAAATCCAGTAATATCTTTGATAGTAGAAATCCTGGGATCAACATCTTCAAATGTAACATAGAATCCTGATTTGTTTTTGTTGATAAGTTGACCTAATATATCATCATATTGTCCCAGCTTATCCATCAACAATCCAAGAGACCATGTTTCACATGATGAGAACAAGATATTACCTTCTGCATAACATAAATGGGAAATATTAGGACTATTCTTATCAACTGTAAAAGGAATAAAGTTAGTATCCATAAGAGAATCCATCAGTTTACTGAATAATTCAGCTCCAATAACAAAAAGTGAGGGATAAAGGTGATCTCCTTGTTTGATGCCTCTAGTAGACTTGAAAAACCATGTCTGGCCCCATTAATGTTgacaaaataccaaacattaatGATAAGTCTCCAAGTACGATCAATCCAATTTTCAGCAAATCCAAATTGTTTGAGTACTTTACACAAATATTCCCATGACACTCTATCATAAGCTTTTCTCGTGTTCAACTTGATCACCACATTTCCATCAGATGATGGTCTTGTGATATTGTTTTCCATGTCCTGGGTAAGCATGATATTTTCTATTATGGATCTCCCTTGATGAAACCTATTTGATTAGGAGAGACCAGCTTGTGCATGAAATGACTCAATCTTTGGTTTACCAATTAGGAAATGATATTTACAGAGAAATTACTCAAGCTAATTGGTCTTAATGTGTAAATGTTTGAGGATAGTCCACTTTGGGAATTAGAACCAAATTAGTATGAGTGATGGCTTTAGGGATTTGATtacctgcaaaaaaaaaaaaatccaaaaccaTTAGCAATAGATCATCTTTGACAATATCCCAACAAGTATGATAGAATTTCCAGATATCTCACTAGGGCCAGGAGCACTGTGGGAACTTATGAAAAACGCAACTTCCTTCAATTCTTCCATGGAGGGATTAGTTGTGAGCAATTCAATATTGGAATCAGAAATAATTTTAGGAATACAATTAAGGATTGAAAAGTCCTTAATAGAATAATCTTTAGAAAACTGTTTATGAAAAAAGTATACAACTTCACTAACAATTTCATCCTCTCCTTCAATCCAACTACAACCTTCCTTCCTCGTCTTTATTAAAGGCAgcattttctttcttcctttaacAATATAGTGGGAAAATTTGGAGTTGACTTCCCTTTCAACAAACCATTGTATCCCAGATTTTGTTTCCAATATGCTTCTTCCTTCTTGTAGGCTCTAATGAGAAGGGCATTGGTTTGGTTTAGAAGAGATCTATTTCTTTCAAAATTGTCATTGAGAAAAAGCTTTTCCAGTTCACCAACTTGCCTCTCCAAATTtgaaatattataaaaaaaaatattcccAATAGTATTTTTGGACCATTCAGAAAGTTTTCTACAATTGTTTTTGAGCTTCAAATGAAATCTTAACATAGGAGATCCCTGTAGATCCATGCTCCAAGCTTGGTTCACAACATCCTTAAAATCATCCTCCTCAGTCCACAAATCAAGAAATTTGAAGTACTTAACATGGATTCCTTTGAGAAGAATTAGCCAAAGTAAGGATTGTGGAATGATCTGAACTAGTGCCTTTTTAAGTGATCTACATTGTAGAATCAAAGAGGTTCATCCAGTTATATTTACCAGCACTTTATCAAGCCTTTGCCACACTCTATTCTCAGGTGCCCAACCATTACATCAAGTGAAAGTTGAACCAGAATAACCAGGATCAATCAGATCAAAGTCAATATACActaaagaaaaggtaagcttttgGACAGTCTATGGGGAGTTCCTACATGCTTCTCCTCTAGATCAATCATGCAGTTAAAATCACTTGCTATATACCTAGGGAGATTAGATTTCTCATAGATATCTTTTAAGTTATCCCAAAGAGCTTCCCTCAGCACATTACATTTTGCACAAAAAAAATAGTAATAAGAATGGTATTGCCCATCCATTCGATCTTACAAGTTACCTACTAGTCAGTATCTTCTACTATGCTATATTAAAATACAATAGTCCAAAACAACCAGATTTGACTATTGCAATTAGAGTAAGCATTATAAAATCCCAGCATTCTTTGATACTTTTCAATTTGGTCAGCATTGTAAAAAGGTTAACTAATAGCTATGAAAGGAAAATTTTGAAGTCTGATAATCTGATTTAGTCTTTCAAAAGCTCCACTAGAACTAATGCTTCTAATATTCcaaattaaaaatttaaacatCATTGACAGATTGGGTAAGATCATTTCCCTTTTGATGGGTGTACCTTCCACCCCTTCCTCTTGTGTTGATCTTCCTCTTCTATTGTTAGCTCTGCCTCTTCCCCTTTCTTTGGTGATAAGTGGTtgaattcattaattttttccaATTTAGAAGTGACATCAAACTCCCCCATAGATTAGGAACAAAAAGTTTCCACTAAACAATATCATGCTTATCGCTAGCTAAGTTTACTATGTCCTGGTTGTTGTTTTGGTCGTCATCATTGAAGTTTTCACTGTTAAGTCTAGCATAATCATCAATATGTTCAGAACTCCTTTTCTCTTCATAGTCTTGATCCTCAGAACTGTTATATTCCTCCTCAtcctcttctttttctcctccACTAGATGAGTCAGGTTGGACTTGTCTACTAATGTAAACCCCTTCACTATCTTGATCTTGTCCTAAACTTGTACTACAGATGAGTTTTAGATAAAAAAATTTTGCATTTCTCCAGGATCGATGGGATACTTCTTTTCATTGTTATGGTCTTGAGCATCTCCTCTCTTGTCTTGAGTATTTCCATGTTTGTTAGAATCTTCAACATTCTcagtattttgatttttgttctcTTTCTAACCAGTCAAGGCATCAGTATTTGTATTATGCTATTAGTTGGTTTGGTAGGAATACTTGACTCTTGTTGCTTTTGGTACCACTGATTTGTCCTTTCTCGATGATAATGTTTTGATTTTGATCTATGCAAGTAGCATGGGCCTTCTTGTTGTCCTTCATGTTATCTTTATTCTCATGTCTTCTCTTCTCTTCTTATTGCCTTGTTGAGAATAGTTCTCTACATAAGTCCTTGTTGAGAATAGTTTTCTACATAAGTTTCCTCCTCAactttccctttttctttcccaGGAACTTCAAGGATTTTCCTTGCTTTGTGATTCTCCTCTAGTTCCTTTATAGAGATGCCCTTGTTCAAATTGATATGTTGAGTGATTGTATCATTACTAGGTGATTTATCTTGTATCTGATCATTTGTCATCTATTGCCCTTCTTCACAGTTGAAGAATTGGGCGTTCTTTTCAACATTCTTATCTTTGCTAAATTGAGTATCACCATGATTTTGCTTAGCATTTGTACTTTTCCTCCTGGAATCATTTTGAAAGTCATCCTCATTTTTGTTATTATCTTTTTTCTTGGTTTGTTCCATTCTTTGTTTTTTGATTCTTTCATCTCTTGCCTTTTTGATTCTGTCATCTCTTGCCTTATTCCTACATTAGCTTTCAAAATGTCCCTGCATCTTACGGTGAAGGAAATAACTTGGGACTTTTTCATATTCTATATCCAGCCATTTCCTATCAACTGTACCATCTAACACTTTGTATCCTAACCACAATTGATCTAATCTTGATTTTAGAAGATCAATTTCAACTTTTATTTTAGCTGTAGTTCCTCTGGATTTGGAACATGTGGCTTGATCAGGATCAACTGCAATGCCTATTTCCCTGACCAATCTAGCAACAATTTTCCAATTGAATTGGTGCCAAGGAAGTTGGTGAATCAAAACCCAAACATGAGCAACTGTGGTCTCTTCTACCAGTTTAAAATTTGCAGTCCATTTGAGAATTTTCGATATATTCTTTGTTGAAAACATGGTATAGTTGATTTCATTATCAAAATTCAAATAAACATGTTTGGGATCGAAATAGGCAATTTTAACAGTCCTACTAAGATGAAACTTGCTGATAAAAGTCTTACGGATTTTCTCCATAGTAGGCTTTCCTTTATAGAACTTCCCTATTATGGTGTGTCTGCATTCCTTAGCGAGATTGATAAAATAATCTTCGGCTGTGAAAAACACTACAGGATTACTAAGGTGAGCCCGGTGTTGAATTTCTACCATAGGTTCATCATTATTAATAGAAGGCAGCTTTACTTTGACTATTGCTGAGAAGGTGGGTTTGAACACGATCTGCTCAGTCTTTTTATTGTTGGTCGATTCACTGTTTCTTAGAGTATCACCTACTAATTTTCCATTTTGGGAACTCATAAGGTTTTAATATCCAGCTGGTGTCTCAGTAAAAGTACCAAAGGTTTGCATCGGGTTTGGAATTTGGTTTGGATTGCCATTCTTCTTAGGTTAAGGTTTGTCGAAGTTGGATAAGATTTTAGGGATGGAAGGGTTGTCATTTGCAGAGATTGTGTTAGCATTAGAATTGTTGATGGTAGAATTGGTTTGATTTTGGTGTTTGCTGGTGTTAATTTGGGGTTTTCCGATGGTGTTTGGAGGTTCTGCAGGCTGAGTTGTGACAGGTGGTAATAACAACTATATTAGCCGTTATAGGGACTGTGCTGTTAGTTAATGGTGTAGTagagttgttgatgtttgggGTGTCAAATTATCATTGGTGGTGTTAGGTGGGTCAGGTGGGGTAATGTACTTAGGATCGTTTGTAGACATGAGAAGTTAGAGAGAGATGACAACAAGAGTTCTTAGAGACAGAAACTATAGTAATCCCAACCAGTGTTTTGAAAGGCGTTTTTGGGGAGATCCCTAGGGCGGGGCGCACCTAAAATGCCCCAAGGCGATGGTGCAGGGCGAAAGTCTCAAAAGGCGTACATCCATCAATTCGGGGCGTACGCTTGGACGTGTGAGGCGAATCTTTtgtgttggggcgtaagcccagaaaacttcttcaaattaaaatgaaatttgttaaataagtccttaatataatgcccaaattctcaaaagtcggcttgtaattactcaaatgttttaaaatagaactgaaacattaaatataaaagtcaagaccttttttatTGCTAGATGCCCTAATTTATGCTCTTTCTCATTCTTTATCTtttcttctactatctcaaaaaaaaaaaaaaataataacgaACAATCGCTTATTCTTGTAGGTAGCACATAATAGATTGTTTTGATTAGTTTTTTGTGGGAATGGAGCACATCTATATATATTTTCACTTAGTTATAGTTTTCTTTAAATTTGTGTGCAgttttacttaaaaatatttattataattatatttttttaaatactaAAAATGAAATACCCATGGGCTTatgccccgtgcctcggggcttacgccttgCTGAGGCATACATAATACGTCTCGCCTTACGCTCCCGCTTTTTCAAACATTAAACTTTatcttattttacccttaacattaagtATTCATTCCCCAAATTATTTTCAAAATCCGTTGATACTACACACCAATTAGTATTggtattatagtaaaatatgcatttcattttttatttcttaaGAGAAGTGCAAAGTTCATTGTGAAAAAGTAACAATGCAGGGAGGAAGTAATTTTTATATTTCCATTTACCCTTATTTAATGACACTTTCTTACAAAAATAACATCACATATTATATTTAagatcacataattcaaaagtattttttacatttttaaatTTAATTCAAGTCCATTGCACAGTTAAATTAAGATAAGATATACCTCTTCcgttccaatttaagtgtcttacttttttttttggtctgtcccaaaaaagtgtctctttctatatttagtaagttttccaATTTCAATATCCTACATGGCAATTTTAAAACTACAAGATTTAGAGGACTACAAATATCTTTAATTTacgaccacaagattcaaaagtctccgtttattttttaaatgttacttaaaatgggacggagggagtaatataagcaaaaaaaaaaaaactgtcagcACGCTAAACAAGAAGTAGTCTATCTCCTGCAACAAACAAGAAAATATCTTTGTTTCGGTATAAGTTAATTCAATTACATTTTGTATTTTTATGTAATAAGCCATCATCTCGGTTATCTTTGTAAAATTAGTCTATCAACTCTTTAGTTAATTGCTTGTCTAACGTGTCCAAAAATGCTGGTGCTCCATGCTGTTTCCATTTAATATATGTCATcatctcagttttttttttttttttttttttaattttattacaTAAAGAATAGGGAAAGGAAAAATAgggaaggggattacaatgtggggattcgaatccTAACCAACAAGctgaaagttcaggtagtcaaccaattgagctactagatccccACGTCATCAATTCATTCATATTCCACAATACGATTCATTAATTATATTGGAATATATCATTGTTAAAAGAAATTTTACGAATTCCTTTGCTAAGTCTGACGCAAGTCAATAGCAGTGTAGAAACCGCAAACTTTGTACATAAATTATGGCAACGTAATAACTAGCCATCTCATCAGCTTACATTTTCTACTACCTGTTTACctcgaatttaggtaatcaattaaatttatgaatgaggtataggatatgtggttaaaatctgatctatttggttgaaaaaagatATATAAGGATATGCTATGAAGGGGCGAATAATAATTGGTAATTTActctaaatatatgtatctaaTAATATATGAGTATTGTTTAATTGAACAAAGCTAAAGAACAACAACTGAATCCGGACCAAAGTCACAGAATGAGAGagatattttatatattttgctattacaatgttctagaactcaagaagccaacctttaaaagtagggtaatgacccctatttatagtttttgccttatgggcctcatacaacataaaacccttttgaataaagaaaaaccctaaaaggataaggttggtcgtacggtctgacacccgtatgaTTGGCAGTACAGTgtgacagaacggtcttgacgcgtggcaattgtgtaacggattacccggaccaacggccacgatcaaccgggccaACGATCACggtcaactcggctatggagaaaccggaccaaacaatgttcttcgctttcttcggttcaagcactcctccggtcccgaaagaaagtcttcatgctcgtgttggcttctttcttccctcggtcttcGGTCTTAACGGCttagcatatatccgatttttaccgtatacaaatagtccccatactttccggaccgtagttttaccggagtaacgggaagtggatgaatcaaaaaaccggtggttccatatgctcgttcttatcttttcattttagcgggaacagttgcgtcacgtccctctgtcatcagccacgtgtctcgcACCGGACGGTCAGCTCTGACAACTGtcgtaacgcacgtcgtttcatgtcacttctcattaattatgggacacgtggcactccccggttggctgggatct
The nucleotide sequence above comes from Lycium barbarum isolate Lr01 chromosome 3, ASM1917538v2, whole genome shotgun sequence. Encoded proteins:
- the LOC132631066 gene encoding DNA polymerase II subunit B4-like, encoding MTNDQIQDKSPSNDTITQHINLNKGISIKELEENHKARKILEVPGKEKGKVEEETYKENKNQNTENVEDSNKHGNTQDKRGDAQDHNNEKNTSLGQDQDSEGVYISRQVQPDSSSGGEKEEDEEEYNSSEDQDYEEKRSSEHIDDYARLNSENFNDDDQNNNQDIVNLASDKHDIV